In Brassica rapa cultivar Chiifu-401-42 chromosome A06, CAAS_Brap_v3.01, whole genome shotgun sequence, a single window of DNA contains:
- the LOC103874463 gene encoding UMP-CMP kinase 3 isoform X2, whose translation MGSTVDAANKGVNGAASAKKPTVIFVLGGPGSGKGTQCAYIVEHYGYTHLSAGDLLRAEIKSGSENGTMIQNMIKEGKIVPSEVTIKLLQKAIQENGNDKFLIDGFPRNEENRAAFEKVTEIEPKFVLFFDCPEEEMERRLLGRNQGREDDNIETIRKRFKVFLESSLPVIQYYEAKGKVRKIHAAKPIEDVFQEVKAVFSPEDEKVEA comes from the exons ATGGGATCCACTGTTGATGCTGCAAACAAG GGTGTAAATGGAGCCGCAAGTGCCAAGAAACCCACAGTTATATTTGTCCTGG GTGGTCCAGGAAGTGGGAAGGGTACACAGTGTGCTTACATCGTTGAACATTATGGCTACACACATCTGAGTGCTGGAGACCTTCTTAGAGCTGAAATTAAATCTGGCTCTGAGAATGG AACAATGATCCAGAATATGATTAAAGAAGGGAAGATTGTACCTTCTGAGGTTACAATCAAGCTTCTGCAGAAAGCAATTCAGGAAAACGGGAATGACAAGTTCCTCATTGATGGTTTCCCTCGCAACGAGGAAAACCGAGCAGCTTTTGAGAAAGTT ACTGAGATTGAACCCAAGTTTGTCTTGTTCTTTGATTGTCCTGAGGAAGAGATGGAGAGGCGCCTATTAGGCCGAAACCAG GGGAGAGAGGATGACAATATTGAGACTATAAGGAAGCGTTTCAAGGTGTTTCTTGAATCTAGCTTACCAGTGATTCAGTACTACGAAGCTAAGGGGAAAGTTAGAAAG ATTCATGCCGCAAAGCCCATTGAAGATGTGTTTCAGGAGGTGAAGGCAGTCTTTTCTCCTGAAGATGAGAAG GTTGAAGCCTAG
- the LOC103874463 gene encoding UMP-CMP kinase 3 isoform X1 produces MGSTVDAANKGVNGAASAKKPTVIFVLGGPGSGKGTQCAYIVEHYGYTHLSAGDLLRAEIKSGSENGTMIQNMIKEGKIVPSEVTIKLLQKAIQENGNDKFLIDGFPRNEENRAAFEKVTEIEPKFVLFFDCPEEEMERRLLGRNQGREDDNIETIRKRFKVFLESSLPVIQYYEAKGKVRKIHAAKPIEDVFQEVKAVFSPEDEKVKNNTCVIL; encoded by the exons ATGGGATCCACTGTTGATGCTGCAAACAAG GGTGTAAATGGAGCCGCAAGTGCCAAGAAACCCACAGTTATATTTGTCCTGG GTGGTCCAGGAAGTGGGAAGGGTACACAGTGTGCTTACATCGTTGAACATTATGGCTACACACATCTGAGTGCTGGAGACCTTCTTAGAGCTGAAATTAAATCTGGCTCTGAGAATGG AACAATGATCCAGAATATGATTAAAGAAGGGAAGATTGTACCTTCTGAGGTTACAATCAAGCTTCTGCAGAAAGCAATTCAGGAAAACGGGAATGACAAGTTCCTCATTGATGGTTTCCCTCGCAACGAGGAAAACCGAGCAGCTTTTGAGAAAGTT ACTGAGATTGAACCCAAGTTTGTCTTGTTCTTTGATTGTCCTGAGGAAGAGATGGAGAGGCGCCTATTAGGCCGAAACCAG GGGAGAGAGGATGACAATATTGAGACTATAAGGAAGCGTTTCAAGGTGTTTCTTGAATCTAGCTTACCAGTGATTCAGTACTACGAAGCTAAGGGGAAAGTTAGAAAG ATTCATGCCGCAAAGCCCATTGAAGATGTGTTTCAGGAGGTGAAGGCAGTCTTTTCTCCTGAAGATGAGAAGGTAAAAAACAATACTTGCGTGATTCTCTAA